The DNA region GGACCTGACCAAACGCATCCTGCGCTACGTCCGGCCGTATATGAAACTCGCCGTGGGCGGCGTGCTGCTCGCCCTGTTCACCGCCGCGCTGCAACCGGTCCCCGCATTCCTGCAGGGCTACGCCATCGACAATGCCCTGACGCCCTTCGTGAACGGCGAGAACACGGACGCCGCGGCCCTGACCCGCCTGCTGGGCCTGATCGTGATCGGGTACGTGCTTGTGCAGGCCACCGAGTTCGGCCTGACCTACGCCAGCACCCTCACCATCGGGTACCTGGGCCAGAACGTGCTGCGCGACATCCGCGCAAACGTGTTCACGAAACTCCAGCGCCTGCCGCTGGCGTACTTCGACGCCAACCCGGTCGGGCGCCTCATCACCCGCGTGACCAGCGACGTGGACGCCATCAACCAGTTCATCACCGGCGGCCTGATCAGCATGATCACCAGCACCTTCCTCATCATCGTGTACATGGGCGTGATGCTCAGCATCAACTGGAAACTCGCCCTGATCGCCTTCACGGTCCTGCCGGTGCTGTTCGTCGTCACGAACTTCTTCCGGCAGAAGATGCGCGAAACCTTCCGCGAGAACCGCCTGCAGCAGGCGATCGTGAACACCAAACTCAACGAGAACATCACCGGCATGCAGACCGTGCAGCTGTTCGGCCGCCAGCGCCGCAGCGCCCTGGACTTCGACCACAGCAACCGCGCGCTGCTGACCGCCAACAGCAACGGCGTGAAGTGGTTCTCGCTGTTCATGCCGGCCGTGGCCGTGCTCGGACAGGTCAGCATCGCGCTCGTGCTGTACTTCGGCGCCCGCCTGATCCTCGGCGAGAACGCCGTCGGCACCGGCGTGGGCGCCGCCCTCACGGTGGGCACCCTGTACGCCTTCGTGCAGTGGACCACGCAGCTGTTCCAGCCCATCCAGGACCTCGCGGACGTGTTCAACAACCTCCAGGCCGCCATGGCCAGCAGCGAACGCATCTTCGGGGTGCTCGACACCCACGAGGACATCCAGGACAAGGAAGGCGCCCGGGAAATCCAGCACTTCGAGGGCCGCGTAGACTTCGACGGCGTGTGGTTCGCTTACGACG from Deinococcus ficus includes:
- a CDS encoding ABC transporter ATP-binding protein; translated protein: MTQPDDALNKGFDLDLTKRILRYVRPYMKLAVGGVLLALFTAALQPVPAFLQGYAIDNALTPFVNGENTDAAALTRLLGLIVIGYVLVQATEFGLTYASTLTIGYLGQNVLRDIRANVFTKLQRLPLAYFDANPVGRLITRVTSDVDAINQFITGGLISMITSTFLIIVYMGVMLSINWKLALIAFTVLPVLFVVTNFFRQKMRETFRENRLQQAIVNTKLNENITGMQTVQLFGRQRRSALDFDHSNRALLTANSNGVKWFSLFMPAVAVLGQVSIALVLYFGARLILGENAVGTGVGAALTVGTLYAFVQWTTQLFQPIQDLADVFNNLQAAMASSERIFGVLDTHEDIQDKEGAREIQHFEGRVDFDGVWFAYDGAVTADASDTDDRWILRDFDLHIQPGESVALVGATGAGKTSVTALVSRFYDVQRGAVKVDGVDVRDYDQHSLRKHIGLVLQDVFLFAGTIESNLTLNNPNIPHERVVEACKYVGVHEYILGLEQGYQTEVRERGATLSTGQKQLLAFARALIQNPDILLVLDEATANVDTETELRIQDALKKVMEGRTSIIIAHRLSTIEHCDRIIVMRKGRIVEQGTHAELLARGGYYAKLNQLQYAQGDAAD